A stretch of the Thunnus thynnus chromosome 7, fThuThy2.1, whole genome shotgun sequence genome encodes the following:
- the LOC137186351 gene encoding transcription regulator protein BACH1-like: MSLQAPRMSVFTFQSAVHSAHVLQCLNEQRQRDILCDVTVLVEDRSFRAHCSVLASCSEYFHSRVTNVTRQNPTITLPDEVTVEGFEPLLQFAYTSKLLFTKENIHAIHSSAEFLGFHNLESACFDFLIPKFSEGKRTSQEVRRRACCRSRDPSTDFGSSVESSQPKSFESHSPVPSGGDEQTDFPSQCPQSSQGQTNSGEEHFCLENCGPQMAPLSLELTANGVCPMLSLPCPDSDKADPSQFCERDILEIGDVCNQSELSLADCGLPCELSTPGDVNPSELIQPAGRDVKQTVETLGAETNCNPSSCPLNTSGAEDCSELLEQSEAGLEQRMSDPTLTALSHEEGFGERSSVEREVAEHLAKGFWSDLCPSQAQPLPLDPMDQNNLAKASDFHWLKQLDLSSSAGDCPFLRDFGTGDDPASRTDNLSQSEKSPCMSSSLNSGDDSDLDTDGDTEANNKRAAEIQLPFPVQQISALSRSAFQQLLRHHQLTPDQLEFVHDVRRRSKNRVAAQRCRKRKLDSINQLESEIKTLKSKKERLLQEQTELEQNLEDARQSLCGLYKSVSIESVSDQDHLQLLAKHSSPDFPISFPGLAGKDEESQITIEMVSCSSESDPSGPPAETVQTATPQASTQTEEAESSSPQSCPVSSPLLNACLDMNNSL; the protein is encoded by the exons ATGTCGCTCCAAGCCCCTCGCATGTCAGTGTTCACTTTTCAGTCTGCAGTGCACAGTGCTCATGTTCTCCAGTGTCTGAATGAGCAGAGGCAGCGGGACATCTtgtgtgatgtgacagtgttaGTGGAAGACAGGAGCTTCCGGGCCCACTGCTCCGTCTTGGCTTCCTGCAGCGAATACTTTCACAGCAGGGTCACCAATGTCACCAGACAGAATCCCACCATCACCTTGCCCGACGAG GTGACTGTGGAGGGGTTTGAACCTTTGCTTCAGTTTGCCTACACATCAAAGCTGCTCTTCACCAAAGAAAACATTCACGCCATTCACAGCAGTGCTGAATTTTTGGGATTTCACAACTTGGAGTCAGCATGCTTTGATTTCCTCATCCCAAAGTTTTCTGAAGGCAAGAGAACCTCACAGGAGGTCAGGCGTAGAGCGTGTTGTCGGAGTCGGGATCCCAGTACAGATTTTGGCTCCAGCGTAGAGAGCAGCCAACCAAAATCATTTGAGTCACACAGCCCAGTGCCTTCAGGAGGTGATGAACAAACAGACTTCCCATCACAGTGTCCTCAGAGCTCACAGGGTCAGACGAACAGCGGGGAAGAACACTTTTGTTTGGAGAACTGTGGGCCACAAATGGCCCCCTTATCTCTTGAGTTAACAGCAAATGGTGTGTGCCCCATGTTGTCACTGCCATGCCCAGACTCCGACAAAGCAGATCCCTCTCAGTTCTGCGAAAGAGATATTTTAGAGATAGGAGATGTGTGTAATCAAAGTGAGTTGAGTTTGGCAGACTGCGGCTTACCCTGCGAGCTGTCAACCCCAGGGGATGTGAATCCGTCAGAACTCATTCAGCCTGCAGGCAGAGATGTTAAACAGACTGTTGAAACGCTCGGTGCTGAAACCAACTGTAACCCCAGTTCATGTCCACTCAACACATCAGGGGCAGAAGATTGCAGTGAGTTATTAGAGCAGAGTGAGGCTGGCCTTGAACAGAGAATGTCAGACCCTACACTGACTGCTCTAAGCCATGAAGAGGGATTTGGGGAGAGGAGCAGCGTAGAGAGGGAGGTGGCTGAACATCTGGCAAAGGGATTTTGGTCTGACCTATGCCCATCTCAGGCTCAACCACTCCCCCTGGACCCAATGGACCAAAACAATCTGGCAAAAGCATCAGACTTTCATTGGCTTAAACAGCTAGACCTGAGTTCCAGTGCAGGAGACTGTCCCTTCCTGAGGGACTTTGGGACAGGTGATGACCCGGCCTCACGCACTGACAACCTTTCCCAATCAGAGAAGAGCCCCTGCATGTCCTCCTCACTCAACTCAGGGGATGATTCAGACCTGGACACAGATGGAGATACTGAGGCCAACAacaaaagagcagcagag ATTCAGCTCCCATTCCCAGTTCAGCAGATCTCAGCGCTGAGCCGGAGTGCCTTCCAGCAACTTCTGAGACACCATCAGCTGACTCCAGATCAGCTGGAGTTTGTCCATGACGTCCGTCGACGAAGCAAAAACCGCGTGGCTGCGCAGCGCTGTAGAAAGAGAAAACTAGACAGCATAAACCAGCTAGAAAGTGAAATCAAAACATTG AAAAGTAAGAAAGAGAGGCTGCTGCAGGAGCAAACTGAACTGGAGCAAAACCTGGAGGACGCACGGCAGAGTCTTTGTGGGTTATATAAGAGTGTCAGCATCGAGTCTGTCTCTGATCAGGACCACCTGCAGCTTCTTGCCAAGCACTCCTCACCAGACTTCCCCATCTCCTTCCCGGGCCTTGCGGGTAAAGACGAGGAGTCCCAGATTACTATCGAAATGGTAAGTTGTTCCTCAGAGTCTGACCCAAGTGGCCCGCCTGCAGAAACTGTTCAAACCGCCACACCACAGGCcagcacacagacagaagaGGCAGAATCTTCTTCCCCACAGAGCTGCCctgtctcttctcctctcctcaatGCTTGTTTGGACATGAATAACAGCTTATAA
- the usp16 gene encoding ubiquitin carboxyl-terminal hydrolase 16 — protein sequence MGKKRGKDKSSREDDDIDLAGPSCRHIKKGTDQTLLKKLAGNSDWISCQDCKHEENENENTSTTQSQESEEEKETVAVWMCLKCGHRGCGRNSENQHAIKHYETPRSDPHCLVISMDNWSVWCYICDDEVQYSRTGHLAQLVTNLKKQTSLDPIKRPQKRVKEEDSVLEAEQKTETVKADESEDKENKENKGHQKKNAKKESVGKSQKSSTTEDSGGVSVKGLSNLGNTCFFNAVIQNLSQTQLLRQTLNTVTGEKTSLNIEPNASSDLEPIEVQVDQPGSLTLAMCQLLNEIQESKKGVVTPRELFTQVCKKAARFKGFQQQDSQELLRYLLDGMRAEEIKRVSSGIMETLKQSKRSTDGEQLKTLVKEYEKNGFPKNFVDQVFGGEMTSTIMCQQCKTVSVVTEMFLDLSLPVSDEAYRKKNQKKVVPKTSDSSQDGRDSPALTNGNDDMPTGAGSKYQQKKAKKQAKKQAKHQKRQQKLEGRVTLNSLTSPNCTESEQADPAAEAEDGENADNETHNEAPLGEGDSAQTNVSEQNLKNLDTVQAEKEEEEEDSVIDCDSTDISSVSNRFTVLSEEQNSKDGVIDEEKISDMDQEGEADTQLVSEMEKVTLDDAFIDSDTVEQSIESEDEPPEAKEYTVVNQDPELAFHTLATRSSPEKQECSVQSCLFQFTEVETLTQNNSLLCVTCTKRQSNKDKAGGSKKNIYTDALKQMLISSPPPVLTLHLKRFQQNGYSICKVNRHVHFPVTLDLAPFCRIKCKNVTEGDTQVLYSLYGIVEHSGTMRSGHYTAYVKVRPQCPKSSSNGLSAEEPPRGSWFHISDTSVQPVSESKVQSCQAYLLFYERIL from the exons ATGGGAAAGAAAAGGGGGAAGGACAAGAGCTCCAGAGAGGACGATGACATTGACCTGGCAG GTCCATCCTGCAGGCATATTAAGAAAGGAACAGACCAAACTCTTCTCAAGAAACTTGCTGGGAATTCTGATTGGATAAGTTGCCAGGATTGTAAgcatgaagaaaatgaaaatgaaaataccaGCACCACCCAGTCCCAGGAatctgaagaggaaaaagagacagTGGCAGTATGGATGTGCTTGAAATGCGGCCATAGA ggATGTGGACGAAATTCTGAGAACCAGCACGCCATCAAACATTATGAGACTCCTCGGTCGGACCCACATTGCCTTGTGATCAGCATGGACAACTGGAGTGTCTG GTGTTATATATGTGATGATGAAGTCCAGTACTCCAGAACTGGACATTTGGCTCAGCTGGTGACCAACCTAAAAAAGCAAACCTCATTGGATCCCATAAAGAGACCGCAGAAAA GGgtaaaagaagaagacagcGTGCTGGAAGCAGAGCAGAAGACAGAAACTGTAAAAGCAGATGAAAGCGAGGAcaaggaaaacaaagagaacAAGGGCCACCAAAAGAAAAACGCTAAGAAAGAGAGTGTTGGGAAATCACAGAAATCCAGCACAACGGAAGACAGTGGTGGTGTTTCTGTAAAGGGACTGAGCAACCTGGGAAACACGTGTTTCTTTAATGCAGTGATTCAG AACCTCTCTCAAACACAGCTGTTAAGACAGACTCTCAACACGGTGACAGGAGAGAAGACAAGCCTTAACATTGAACCTAACGCCTCCTCAGACCTG GAGCCTATTGAAGTGCAGGTAGACCAGCCAGGATCCCTGACTTTGGCCATGTGTCAACTCCTCAATGAGATCCAGGAATCTAAGAAGGGTGTGGTAACACCCCGGGAGTTGTTCACTCAAGTTTGTAAAAA AGCTGCCAGGTTCAAAGGATTTCAGCAGCAAGATAGCCAGGAGCTGCTGCGCTACCTGCTGGATGGGATGAGAGCTGAGGAGATCAAA AGAGTAAGCTCAGGGATAATGGAGACTTTGAAACAATCTAAACGAAGCACAGATGGAGAACAGCTGAAAACTCTAGTTAAAG AGTACGAGAAAAATGGATTTCCAAAAAACTTTGTTGACCAAGTTTTTGGTGGGGAAATGACCAGCACTATAATGTGTCAGCAGTGTAAAACG GTGTCTGTGGTCACAGAGATGTTTTTGgatctttctcttcctgtttctgacGAG GCATACAGAAAGAAGAACCAGAAAAAAGTAGTTCCAAAGACCAGTGACTCAAGCCAGGACGGCAGAGACAGCCCTGCTTTGACAAATGGAAATGACGACATGCCCACTGGGGCTGGCAGCAAATACCAGCAGAAGAAAGCCAAGAAGCAGGCAAAGAAGCAAGCAAAG CATCAAAAGAGGCAGCAGAAGCTCGAGGGCAGAGTCACTCTGAACAGTCTCACATCTCCAAACTGCACAGAGAGCGAACAGGCAGATCCTGCTGCGGAAGCAGAAGATGGGGAAAATGCTGACAATGAGACACACAATGAAGCCCCACTGGGTGAAGGAGATTCTGCACAAACCAATGTCTCCGAACAGAACCTGAAGAACCTTGACACGGTCCAGGctgagaaggaggaagaagaggaggattcAGTGATTGACTGTGACTCAACGGATATATCATCGGTCAGCAATCGTTTCACCGTCTTGTCAGAAGAGCAGAACTCGAAGGACGGCGTCATAGATGAGGAGAAAATATCCGACATGGATCAGGAAGGAGAAGCGGACACACAGCTAGTGAGTGAAATGGAGAAAGTAACCTTGGATGATGCCTTCATAGACTCTGATACTGTGGAACAAAGCATAGAAAGTGAAGATGAACCACCAGAGGCTAAAGAGTATACTGTAGTAAACCAAGACCCAGAGCTGGCTTTCCACACACTGGCTACCAGGTCGTCCCCTGAGAAACAAGAGTGTTCGGTACAGTCGTGCCTGTTTCAGTTCACAGAGGTGGAAACTctcacacaaaacaacagcCTTCTGTGTGTCACCTGCACTAAACGGCAGTCGAACAAAGACAAAGCTGGAG GATCCAAGAAGAATATCTACACTGATGCCTTGAAGCAAATGCTGATCTCCTCTCCCCCGCCAGTGCTTACCCTCCATTTGAAGAGATTTCAACAG AATGGCTACAGTATTTGTAAAGTGAACAGACATGTCCACTTCCCTGTGACACTGGATCTTGCCCCTTTTTGTAGAATCAAATGCAAG AATGTTACAGAGGGAGATACTCAGGTTTTGTATAGCCTGTATGGTATTGTCGAGCACAGTGGGACAATGAGGTCAGGCCATTACACAGCCTATGTAAAAGTACGACCTCAGTGCCCTAAATCCTCATCTAATGGACTTTCAGCAGAAG AGCCACCCAGAGGATCCTGGTTCCATATCAGCGACACAAGCGTCCAGCCTGTGAGCGAGAGCAAAGTCCAGAGTTGCCAAGCCTACCTCCTCTTCTATGAAAGGATCCTCTAA
- the rwdd2b gene encoding RWD domain-containing protein 2B: MSYLEWAEAQLAEIELLTSMFPTQEELEFIDQVALAELRDYVEGSASTDSPPPSRPQFLIKQKLDAEGTGKADVILSCAYPSEYPSVMPEITVRCASLSRAQQTQLHTDLNAYLMESCQGEVCVLSAVDWVKDNLQVFINKSSSAAAAPKKESASPWPQEVFSRLWIYSHHIYNKTKRKNILEWSKELGLTGFSMPGKPGIVCVEGPQSACEEFWSRVKVLTWKKIMIRHREDIPLDRQDEDSGTVESIDSLRKFTGFEEAMFDPHGNRGNHMDLGLLYQFLNERGCCDVFQIYFGIEGR, encoded by the exons ATGTCTTACTTGGAGTGGGCTGAAGCTCAGCTCGCAGAGATTGAACTGCTGACCAGCATGTTTCCTACTCAGGAGGAGTTGGAGTTCATAGACCAGGTGGCACTAGCTGAACTCAGGGACTACGTGGAGGGCTCAGCTTCAACAGACAGCCCCCCTCCCTCCAGACCCCAGTTTCTCATCAAACAGAAGCTGGACGCTGAAGGCACGGGAAAG GCAGATGTAATTTTATCCTGTGCCTATCCATCTGAATATCCCAGTGTGATGCCAGAAATAACGGTCCG GTGTGCCAGTCTCAGCAGGGCCCAGCAGACACAGCTTCACACAGATCTCAATGCATACCTCATGGAAAGCTGCCAGGGGGAGGTATGTGTGCTCTCTGCTGTGGACTGGGTGAAAGACAACCTGCAGGTCTTCATTAATAAGAGCTCATCAGCAGCAGCGGCTCCTAAGAAAGAGTCTGCCTCTCCATGGCCACAGGAAGTGTTCAGTCGACTGTGGATCTACAGTCACCACATCTACAACAAGACCAAGAGGAAGAATATCTTGGAGTGGTCCAAGGAGCTGGGCTTGACTGGATTTAGCATGCCTGGAAAGCctggtattgtgtgtgtggagggcCCTCAATCTGCCTGCGAGGAATTCTGGTCCAG AGTGAAGGTTCTGACATGGAAGAAGATCATGATTCGACATAGAGAGGATATTCCCCTTGATCGTCAGGACGAGGACAGCGGGACTGTTGAAAGTATAGACTCCCTGCGCAAATTCACAGGCTTTGAAGAGGCCATGTTTGACCCCCATGGGAATAGAGGTAATCACATGGACCTTGGGCTGCTCTACCAATTCTTAAATGAGAGAGGCTGTTGTGACGTCTTTCAGATATATTTTGGCATTGAAGGGAGGTAG